One segment of Leptospiraceae bacterium DNA contains the following:
- the cobC gene encoding alpha-ribazole phosphatase: protein MEIYLIRHTKVDVPANTCYGQSDVSLADSFEEETNAILKKISSSNNFILYSSPLIRCKSLANKISGSQINLDSRLMELNFGDWELKTWDEIGKVQFDIWHSNFVYNKVPNGESYFELFERVVAFWEEIILKKENFILITHGGVIRALLAYILGLPLENSFRLKIDYGRITKITLSDTFYTIEYIGV from the coding sequence ATGGAAATTTATTTAATTCGGCATACAAAAGTAGATGTTCCAGCGAACACTTGTTATGGACAATCTGATGTTTCACTCGCTGACAGTTTCGAAGAAGAGACAAATGCTATTTTAAAAAAAATTTCTAGTTCAAATAACTTTATTCTTTATTCAAGTCCACTAATTCGATGTAAGTCTTTGGCGAATAAAATTTCTGGATCACAAATCAATTTAGATTCAAGACTTATGGAATTGAATTTTGGAGATTGGGAATTAAAAACTTGGGATGAAATCGGAAAAGTTCAATTTGATATATGGCATTCGAATTTTGTTTATAATAAAGTTCCAAATGGAGAATCTTATTTCGAATTGTTTGAACGTGTTGTGGCATTTTGGGAAGAAATAATTCTTAAAAAGGAAAATTTTATATTAATTACTCACGGCGGAGTAATTCGAGCTTTACTCGCTTACATTCTTGGTTTACCACTTGAAAATTCTTTTCGTCTAAAAATTGATTATGGTCGGATAACAAAAATTACTCTTTCTGATACTTTTTATACAATTGAATACATTGGTGTATAA
- a CDS encoding phenylacetate--CoA ligase family protein, whose protein sequence is MNIPEEITARLPLFTLEHMDLYLKLRENESAPIWNYTCGDRINKQDLHKIELFAEQLRNKREKGNLEISDEILHWLEKIKDDVILFKENTKGLSIRNEFSKIKCMKREDIAKSLEKVVPLSISLDRLIVNSTSGTSGHPIITPNHPAAIGCYTPLLLFSLSRHGVEPIFTRNNVGCMLICSQKETAVYSTVVPMLNGTGFAKINLDLSSWRQEKDRIQYIEEFNPEFLTGDPFSFSELLKLDIKYKPKALVSTSMNLNSYLREELIKKFNTKVIDYYSLNETGPLAYSCPHNPEEFHILPTDIFLEITDDTGNPLPENTSGEITVTGGRNPYIPLLRYKTGDRAKLKLDKCNCGDPMPRLYDMETRELVLFYNKNRKLVNPIDITRIIKNYPILQYEFKQNKDLSCVISIHKLYDFSKLQEQNFRKEINTLFDNSIDLEINFQLNTNGLKSIPYISES, encoded by the coding sequence ATGAATATCCCAGAAGAAATTACAGCCCGTTTACCTCTATTTACACTTGAGCATATGGATCTTTATTTAAAATTAAGAGAAAATGAAAGTGCGCCTATTTGGAATTATACGTGCGGTGATCGAATTAATAAGCAGGATCTTCACAAAATCGAGTTATTTGCCGAGCAATTACGTAATAAAAGGGAAAAAGGAAATCTAGAAATCTCTGATGAAATACTTCATTGGTTAGAAAAAATCAAAGACGATGTAATTCTATTTAAAGAAAATACAAAAGGGTTATCGATTCGGAATGAATTTTCCAAAATTAAATGTATGAAAAGGGAGGATATAGCTAAATCATTAGAGAAAGTTGTTCCTTTAAGTATTTCTCTAGATCGATTAATAGTGAATTCAACTTCTGGAACTTCTGGTCATCCAATTATTACTCCAAATCATCCTGCGGCAATAGGCTGTTATACTCCATTATTATTATTTTCTTTAAGTAGACATGGTGTAGAACCAATCTTTACAAGAAACAATGTTGGTTGTATGTTAATTTGCTCCCAAAAAGAAACTGCCGTTTATTCGACAGTTGTTCCAATGTTAAATGGAACTGGATTTGCGAAAATAAATTTGGATTTAAGTTCCTGGAGACAAGAAAAAGATCGGATTCAATACATAGAAGAATTTAATCCTGAGTTTTTGACTGGTGATCCTTTTTCTTTTTCTGAACTTCTCAAATTAGATATAAAATATAAACCGAAAGCCCTCGTATCGACTTCCATGAATTTAAATTCATATTTAAGAGAGGAACTTATAAAAAAATTTAATACAAAAGTAATAGATTATTATTCATTAAATGAAACAGGACCTCTAGCTTATTCTTGTCCTCATAATCCAGAGGAATTTCACATACTACCAACAGATATATTTTTAGAAATTACCGACGACACAGGAAATCCATTACCGGAAAATACGTCAGGTGAAATCACAGTAACAGGAGGACGTAATCCTTATATTCCTTTACTTCGTTATAAAACTGGAGATAGAGCAAAACTTAAGTTAGATAAATGTAATTGTGGTGACCCAATGCCTCGTTTATACGATATGGAAACAAGAGAATTAGTTTTATTCTATAATAAAAATAGGAAACTAGTTAATCCAATTGATATAACTCGCATAATAAAAAATTACCCTATTCTACAATATGAGTTTAAGCAGAATAAAGATTTAAGTTGTGTGATATCAATTCATAAATTATATGATTTTTCCAAGCTACAAGAGCAAAATTTTCGAAAAGAGATAAATACGTTATTTGATAATAGTATTGACTTAGAAATAAATTTTCAACTAAATACGAATGGTTTAAAATCAATTCCTTATATAAGTGAGTCCTAA
- a CDS encoding adenosylcobinamide-GDP ribazoletransferase, with product MRKELELFFTALMFFTRLPVPDIEYSQEKLNSSSRYFPLVGILVGALSATVFMFSSLIFSIHISVLLSMITSILITGAFHEDGFADTCDGFGGGYTKEKILEIMKDSRIGAFGAIGIILLLILKFFILSETKSMMIPIVIVSGHSISRLISISLLYTMVYVKEEGKAKPLSTALPLMSLLIACFFGLLPLLLFKKVLVLLVLIPLLLTRWYLSYYFKKYIGGYTGDCLGAAQQVSEIVFYIFIFLFLQWKFI from the coding sequence ATGAGAAAAGAATTAGAATTATTTTTTACGGCACTTATGTTTTTCACAAGGCTTCCCGTTCCAGATATAGAATATTCTCAAGAAAAACTAAATTCTTCTTCGCGTTATTTCCCTTTAGTAGGAATATTAGTCGGTGCGTTAAGTGCTACAGTCTTTATGTTTTCCAGTTTAATATTTTCAATTCATATTTCTGTTTTACTCTCTATGATAACTTCCATATTAATTACGGGAGCATTCCATGAAGACGGATTCGCAGATACTTGCGATGGATTTGGTGGTGGATATACAAAAGAAAAAATATTGGAAATAATGAAAGACTCTCGAATAGGAGCTTTCGGAGCAATAGGTATTATCCTCTTACTTATTTTGAAGTTTTTTATCCTATCAGAAACAAAATCTATGATGATCCCAATTGTAATTGTAAGTGGTCATTCAATTAGTAGATTAATTTCAATTAGCCTCCTATATACAATGGTATATGTTAAGGAAGAAGGAAAAGCCAAACCTCTTTCTACTGCATTACCACTAATGTCCTTATTAATTGCTTGTTTTTTTGGACTTTTGCCATTACTTCTATTTAAAAAAGTTTTAGTACTATTAGTTTTAATTCCTCTATTATTAACTAGATGGTATTTATCTTATTACTTTAAAAAATATATAGGCGGTTACACAGGTGATTGCCTCGGTGCCGCTCAACAAGTAAGTGAAATTGTATTTTATATATTTATTTTTTTATTTCTTCAATGGAAATTTATTTAA
- the cobT gene encoding nicotinate-nucleotide--dimethylbenzimidazole phosphoribosyltransferase, with protein sequence MLKNFIITKPNPSIISELKTEIDNKTKPLGSLGRLEDIAMQIGLIQETTTPKFNKPTIAVFAGDHGIAKEGISPYPQEVTFQMVMNFIRGGAAINVFCDENNLNLRVIDAGVNFDFEGLEGLTHAKIGFGTKSFLKEPAMTKEECMLAIERGAKIVDQIFDHGSNCIGFGEMGIGNTAVSSMLVSKFLNLPIENCVGRGTGSNDEQLIKKKELLKKASALHVCNDAFSILQNYGGYEIAMIVGGILQAAENKMVILIDGFIVTTALLFAKSFYKEVLNYCIFSHVSGEKAHEMILGHLGGKPILNLGMRLGEGTGAAMVYPILTNSIRFLNDMASFEESGVKNRI encoded by the coding sequence TTGCTAAAAAATTTTATTATTACAAAACCAAACCCAAGTATAATCTCTGAGCTAAAAACCGAGATTGATAACAAAACTAAACCACTCGGTTCCCTAGGTCGGCTAGAAGACATTGCAATGCAAATAGGTTTAATACAAGAAACCACTACTCCTAAATTCAATAAACCGACTATCGCTGTTTTTGCAGGAGATCATGGAATTGCAAAGGAAGGGATTAGCCCGTATCCGCAGGAAGTCACCTTTCAAATGGTAATGAATTTCATTCGAGGGGGAGCGGCTATTAATGTATTTTGTGATGAAAATAATTTGAACTTGAGAGTGATTGATGCAGGAGTAAATTTTGACTTTGAAGGATTAGAAGGATTAACACATGCAAAAATAGGTTTCGGAACAAAGAGTTTTTTAAAGGAACCTGCCATGACCAAAGAAGAATGTATGTTAGCAATCGAACGAGGCGCAAAAATTGTTGATCAAATATTTGATCATGGTTCGAATTGTATTGGATTTGGTGAAATGGGTATCGGCAACACAGCAGTATCCTCAATGTTAGTAAGTAAATTTTTAAATCTACCAATTGAAAATTGTGTAGGAAGAGGCACAGGGTCTAACGATGAACAGTTAATAAAAAAGAAAGAATTGTTAAAGAAAGCTAGCGCACTTCATGTTTGCAACGATGCATTTTCTATTTTGCAAAATTATGGTGGATATGAAATTGCTATGATCGTAGGCGGGATACTCCAAGCTGCCGAAAATAAAATGGTTATTTTGATTGATGGATTTATCGTAACAACAGCTCTTCTTTTTGCAAAAAGTTTCTATAAAGAAGTATTAAATTATTGTATATTTAGTCATGTTTCTGGTGAAAAAGCTCATGAAATGATTTTAGGTCATTTGGGCGGTAAACCGATATTAAACCTAGGAATGCGTTTGGGAGAAGGAACTGGGGCGGCAATGGTTTACCCGATTCTTACAAATTCAATTCGTTTTTTAAATGATATGGCTTCTTTTGAAGAATCAGGAGTAAAAAATAGAATATGA
- a CDS encoding VWA domain-containing protein — translation MEKVKPISKKKSLLELKEKWLSAWPSAIETWSKYLKISDPKFCITKEEENREHLSSSFAMIRLDDHAVVISLRMVMENGLENYPLEIMCHEIGHHVYCPADLTDHGRVIARIRRGLPRYEMHAAFIANLYSDLLINDKLKRDYGLNIDKVYKKIGQNSKDKMWTFYMRIYEILWGLTKNTLAKGEIDSILEGDAQLGNRIIRNFSKDWLNGAGRFAALCYPYLIEDQGKEMNKLMSVWTDATDTGSGADFPSGLTEIDEGELSGALHPSLDDLDNIGKPKELNSTQGGTKGQHREPFEYGQILKALGMNMSDEDIKIQYYKERSTPNLIPFPVKENPVSKEPQMEGVDIWDVSSPIENIDWFQTAMRSPIVIPGFTTVEQTYGLAEGSLPEKEPVDLDIYIDCSGSMPNPGHSVSYLALAGTIITLSALRVGARVQATLWSGAKQFITTNGFISDEKQLLKIICGFIGGATAFPIHILRETYSNRKPNSRKVHILVVSDEGVTTMFDKDEKGNSGWEISEMSLKNSGAGGTFVLNLYGDWTKDKSLVSANKQGWDIHSVNTWDALVKFAREFSKKQYSGE, via the coding sequence ATGGAAAAGGTAAAACCAATCTCCAAAAAAAAATCATTATTGGAATTAAAAGAAAAATGGCTTTCTGCCTGGCCTTCTGCAATTGAGACATGGAGTAAATACTTAAAAATTTCCGACCCTAAATTTTGCATTACAAAAGAGGAAGAAAACAGAGAACATTTATCATCTAGTTTTGCTATGATTCGTCTAGACGATCATGCCGTAGTCATTAGCCTTAGAATGGTAATGGAAAATGGATTAGAAAATTATCCACTAGAAATTATGTGTCATGAAATTGGTCATCATGTATATTGTCCTGCCGATCTTACTGACCATGGAAGAGTAATAGCTCGTATCCGCAGAGGATTACCAAGATATGAAATGCATGCCGCATTTATTGCAAATTTATATTCGGATTTACTCATAAATGATAAATTAAAAAGAGACTATGGATTAAATATAGATAAAGTTTATAAGAAAATAGGTCAAAATTCTAAAGATAAAATGTGGACTTTTTATATGAGGATTTACGAAATTCTTTGGGGGCTAACTAAGAATACCCTCGCAAAGGGTGAAATAGATTCTATTTTAGAAGGAGATGCTCAATTAGGAAATCGAATCATTCGAAATTTTTCAAAAGATTGGTTAAATGGAGCCGGACGATTTGCAGCACTTTGTTATCCGTATCTCATAGAAGACCAAGGCAAGGAAATGAATAAATTAATGAGTGTATGGACAGATGCGACAGACACTGGGTCAGGAGCAGATTTCCCGAGTGGATTGACAGAAATAGACGAAGGAGAACTTTCAGGAGCATTACATCCATCGTTAGATGATTTGGATAATATCGGTAAACCGAAAGAATTGAATTCTACTCAGGGCGGAACGAAGGGGCAGCATAGAGAACCATTTGAGTATGGTCAAATTTTAAAAGCTCTAGGTATGAATATGAGTGATGAGGATATTAAAATTCAATACTACAAAGAAAGATCCACACCAAATTTAATTCCATTTCCAGTAAAAGAAAACCCTGTTTCGAAAGAACCGCAGATGGAAGGGGTGGATATATGGGACGTTAGTTCTCCGATTGAAAATATTGATTGGTTTCAAACTGCTATGCGTAGCCCAATTGTTATTCCTGGTTTTACAACTGTCGAACAGACCTATGGTTTGGCGGAAGGATCCCTACCCGAAAAGGAACCAGTAGATTTGGATATTTACATTGACTGCTCTGGTTCAATGCCAAATCCAGGACATAGTGTATCTTACTTAGCGCTTGCAGGAACTATAATTACATTATCCGCTCTACGAGTTGGAGCTCGTGTTCAAGCAACACTTTGGAGTGGAGCTAAACAATTTATAACGACTAACGGTTTTATATCAGATGAAAAACAATTACTAAAAATAATTTGTGGATTTATTGGCGGAGCAACTGCATTTCCGATTCATATTTTACGAGAGACTTATTCTAATCGTAAACCAAATTCCAGAAAAGTCCATATTCTGGTTGTTTCGGACGAAGGTGTAACTACAATGTTTGACAAAGATGAAAAAGGAAATTCAGGATGGGAAATATCTGAAATGAGTCTGAAAAATTCTGGTGCTGGTGGAACTTTTGTATTAAATTTGTATGGAGATTGGACAAAAGACAAATCTTTAGTATCCGCAAATAAACAAGGATGGGATATTCATAGTGTAAACACATGGGACGCACTTGTAAAATTTGCAAGAGAATTTAGTAAAAAACAATATTCAGGAGAGTGA
- a CDS encoding SpoIIE family protein phosphatase produces the protein MDLFQNIFLNYYTIGMITGFFMTFLIALFLSLLPSKSTPTKYLIGFFFTAAMLSFGYVLVQGIYFPAKWIRVYLLVSITLNHLICVQIFFHFPNNTHPKLAKGFLYVQSFAFLMVDLLLIWESIGASVNYDFAGHYFEVDAPFALKVYGGVILLNILVVTLAAIWKIIITKSSEKVTLLFIGIGMFITLFIPSVANILNKIGLVSRTFYITVFCLLTLIGLFIVIVAYINKTTDKTTFMFKIVGVSFVSFMIVYNIFSFMIMQEMENTYNLLHNNKTILAMEANRKSEDLKYIIEYDPEKDISQFTHNVDNIELPIQFKYDLINTIIYETFNKSKEASILELRLVLENLKVKDNEYMGGYYGLIQTHIDSMEFDPEKANVSVNQFIQSKDRYIFYRYNKVEQMANAQFKKSIQEFLNKEKGDFLPFKEAIQKHINVTDKEGLELKQEVLNFLLPMQEANNRKYRKNIDQKNHYVIFHYIDFEKNKVYELGYSYTDYRKFIHGIGLKLIYILFFALILVVIGTPIFLSGTLINPLNALLEGLRKVKKGNLDITIPVKVQDEIGFLSNSFNSMVKSIKDSKLKLEDYAEHLEEKIEERTKELQLSLNQVEKLKTQQDGDYFLTTLLLKPLGVNKVEGSKIKVDFFVKQKKEFKFKTHSHDIGGDICITHQIKLKGREYITFLNADAMGKSMQGAGGILVLGAVFQSIIQRTLSYSIHSEVPPEIWIKNAFKEMHKIFESFDGSMLISLVFGLVDERSGLVYFINAEHPWVILYRDGKADFIEHDMNFRKLGTSGLESELFISTFQMMAGDFLIIGSDGKDDLVLSRNVKENTRVINEDESLFLKRVEEAKGDLSAIFNLITNTFELMDDFSLLSISYPENEEEIDQDDIEFIEDTIRNARALIGKQKIQDAISLLKSSYEDNKNRKEVAKYLIKAYMKNRNYKEAANICKEFLEKNEMDSSMLYKASVCLKMNHEFEEAIELAERLKLRDPHNVRYLTHLADMYAYTKNYPRSGKLINRILIIDPENKGANKIKERIEKDVIS, from the coding sequence GTGGATTTATTTCAAAATATTTTTTTAAATTATTATACAATCGGAATGATAACCGGATTTTTTATGACTTTCCTGATTGCTTTATTTTTATCTCTTTTACCTTCTAAATCAACTCCAACTAAATATTTAATCGGATTTTTTTTTACAGCCGCTATGCTTTCTTTTGGTTATGTATTAGTTCAAGGAATTTATTTTCCTGCAAAATGGATTAGAGTCTATCTTCTAGTATCTATTACATTAAACCATCTAATATGTGTACAAATATTTTTTCATTTTCCTAATAATACGCACCCAAAATTAGCGAAAGGATTTCTTTATGTGCAGAGTTTTGCATTTCTGATGGTAGATTTGCTTCTAATTTGGGAATCGATAGGCGCTTCCGTAAACTATGATTTTGCAGGACATTATTTTGAAGTTGATGCACCATTTGCTCTTAAAGTATACGGTGGAGTAATTTTACTTAATATTCTTGTCGTTACCCTTGCTGCTATATGGAAAATTATTATCACGAAGTCTAGTGAAAAAGTAACACTGTTATTCATTGGAATTGGGATGTTTATAACTCTGTTCATTCCCTCTGTTGCAAATATTTTAAATAAAATTGGCCTAGTTTCCAGAACATTTTATATAACTGTATTTTGCCTTTTGACATTGATTGGGCTATTTATAGTTATTGTAGCTTATATAAACAAAACTACAGATAAAACTACATTTATGTTCAAAATTGTTGGAGTAAGTTTTGTTAGTTTTATGATTGTTTACAATATTTTTAGTTTTATGATTATGCAGGAAATGGAGAATACATACAATTTGCTCCATAATAATAAAACTATACTTGCGATGGAAGCAAATCGTAAATCGGAAGATTTAAAATATATTATCGAATACGATCCCGAAAAGGATATATCCCAATTTACCCACAATGTGGATAATATAGAATTGCCGATACAATTTAAATATGACCTAATTAATACAATAATTTATGAGACATTTAATAAATCTAAAGAAGCGTCTATACTTGAATTGAGACTAGTTTTAGAAAACTTAAAAGTAAAAGACAATGAATACATGGGCGGTTATTACGGTTTAATTCAGACTCATATAGACAGTATGGAATTTGATCCAGAAAAAGCAAATGTAAGTGTAAATCAATTTATACAATCAAAGGATCGATATATTTTTTATCGGTACAATAAAGTGGAGCAAATGGCTAATGCTCAATTTAAAAAAAGTATACAAGAATTTTTAAATAAGGAGAAAGGAGATTTTTTACCTTTTAAAGAAGCAATTCAAAAACATATCAATGTTACTGACAAAGAAGGATTAGAATTAAAACAAGAAGTATTAAATTTTCTCTTACCAATGCAAGAGGCTAACAATCGAAAATATCGAAAAAATATAGATCAAAAAAATCACTATGTAATATTTCACTACATTGATTTCGAAAAAAACAAAGTCTACGAGTTGGGATATTCTTATACTGATTATAGAAAGTTTATACACGGAATTGGTTTGAAATTAATTTATATTTTATTTTTTGCACTAATTTTAGTGGTCATTGGCACTCCTATATTTCTATCGGGTACGCTTATTAATCCACTAAATGCCCTACTTGAAGGTTTAAGAAAAGTAAAAAAAGGAAATTTAGACATTACCATTCCCGTTAAAGTCCAAGATGAAATAGGATTCCTATCTAATTCTTTTAATAGTATGGTAAAATCTATTAAAGATTCAAAATTAAAATTAGAAGATTATGCAGAACATTTAGAAGAAAAAATAGAAGAAAGGACTAAAGAGTTGCAACTATCGTTAAATCAGGTAGAAAAATTAAAAACTCAGCAAGATGGTGATTATTTTTTGACGACCCTTTTACTAAAACCACTTGGTGTAAATAAGGTAGAAGGTTCTAAGATTAAGGTAGATTTTTTTGTTAAACAAAAGAAGGAATTCAAATTTAAAACTCATTCTCATGATATTGGTGGAGATATTTGTATAACTCATCAAATTAAACTAAAAGGCAGAGAATATATTACTTTTTTGAATGCAGATGCGATGGGCAAATCAATGCAAGGAGCAGGCGGCATACTTGTATTAGGCGCAGTATTTCAATCAATAATACAGAGAACTTTATCTTATTCTATCCACTCTGAGGTTCCGCCGGAAATTTGGATTAAAAATGCTTTTAAAGAAATGCATAAAATATTTGAAAGTTTTGATGGGTCTATGCTTATTTCATTAGTTTTTGGGTTGGTGGACGAAAGATCAGGATTAGTTTATTTTATCAATGCAGAACACCCTTGGGTCATTTTATACCGTGACGGTAAGGCTGATTTTATCGAACATGACATGAATTTTAGAAAATTAGGCACGAGTGGACTTGAAAGTGAATTATTTATTTCTACTTTCCAAATGATGGCAGGAGATTTTTTAATTATTGGATCTGACGGTAAAGATGATTTAGTTCTGTCGCGTAACGTTAAGGAAAATACAAGAGTTATTAATGAGGACGAAAGTTTATTTTTAAAAAGAGTGGAAGAGGCTAAGGGTGACTTAAGCGCTATTTTCAATTTAATTACAAATACTTTTGAATTAATGGATGATTTTTCACTATTATCAATTAGTTACCCAGAAAACGAAGAGGAAATAGATCAAGATGATATCGAATTTATAGAGGATACTATTCGTAATGCACGCGCACTTATAGGCAAACAAAAAATTCAGGATGCGATTTCTTTACTTAAAAGCTCCTATGAAGACAATAAAAATCGGAAAGAAGTTGCAAAATATTTAATAAAAGCATATATGAAGAATAGAAATTATAAAGAAGCGGCAAATATTTGCAAAGAATTTTTAGAAAAAAATGAAATGGATTCTAGTATGTTATATAAAGCCTCTGTTTGTTTAAAAATGAACCATGAGTTCGAAGAAGCTATAGAGTTAGCGGAAAGATTGAAGTTACGCGATCCACATAACGTACGTTATCTGACGCATTTAGCTGATATGTATGCATACACAAAAAATTATCCGCGTTCTGGAAAATTAATTAATAGAATTCTAATAATTGACCCAGAAAATAAAGGAGCCAATAAAATTAAAGAAAGAATAGAAAAGGACGTAATCAGTTAA